A single region of the Silene latifolia isolate original U9 population chromosome 8, ASM4854445v1, whole genome shotgun sequence genome encodes:
- the LOC141596024 gene encoding transcription factor MYB102-like yields the protein MGRSPCCDKSGLKKGPWTPEEDQKLTDYIQKHGYGNWRTLPKNAGLQRCGKSCRLRWTNYLRPDIKRGRFSFEEEESIIQLHSILGNKWSAIAARLPGRTDNEIKNYWNTHIRKRLLRMGIDPVTHSPRLDLLDLSTIFANSSLYNTSSTSSQMNMSSFLGLQQPMVDPQLLKLATSLLSSQRQNLNSSLMQHFQGNGFSNNPQIQNSFNNPIITSTQIQTPIQNPIPNCTTMTTSATIAATTPAATIVTSGTGTTFVPLFDESQLMDPHFEQYPTNIPNLDTQNFNQWQNNGYVDMYPTNLDYYGSNQTFLDDPSLSDNSMLHNNLMSYPSSVMSTPSQSSCPTPLNSSSNSTTYVQSSEDEKESYCSDQMIKFEIPDILDVNQFILAHANC from the exons ATGGGAAGATCACCTTGTTGTGACAAAAGTGGACTTAAAAAAGGTCCTTGGACTCCTGAAGAAGATCAAAAACTTACTGATTACATTCAAAAACATGGTTATGGCAACTGGAGAACTCTTCCTAAGAATGCTG GCCTTCAAAGATGTGGTAAGAGCTGTCGTCTTCGTTGGACGAACTATCTCCGGCCAGATATCAAGAGAGGAAGATTTTCATTTGAAGAGGAAGAGTCTATTATTCAGCTTCACAGTATTTTGGGCAATAA ATGGTCAGCTATTGCTGCTCGATTACCAGGAAGGACAGACAACGAAATCAAGAACTATTGGAACACTCATATCCGAAAGAGATTGCTTCGTATGGGAATCGATCCTGTAACCCACAGCCCTCGCCTTGACCTTCTTGACCTCTCTACCATCTTTGCTAACTCATCCCTTTACAATACTTCATCAACTTCTTCTCAAATGAACATGTCAAGCTTCCTTGGCTTGCAACAACCCATGGTGGACCCACAACTCCTAAAACTAGCCACCTCCCTTCTTTCTTCCCAACGACAAAACCTGAACTCTTCCCTAATGCAACATTTTCAAGGAAACGGATTCTCTAACAATCCTCAAATCCAAAATAGCTTCAATAACCCGATTATCACAAGTACTCAAATTCAAACCCCAATTCAAAATCCTATCCCTAATTGTACCACAATGACGACTTCTGCAACTATTGCTGCTACTACTCCCGCTGCTACTATTGTTACAAGTGGTACAGGTACTACGTTTGTACCACTTTTCGATGAATCTCAATTGATGGACCCTCATTTCGAACAATACCCAACAAATATTCCCAACCTTGATACACAAAACTTTAACCAATGGCAAAATAATGGGTATGTTGATATGTACCCTACAAATTTGGACTACTATGGTTCAAACCAAACTTTCCTTGatgacccttctttatctgaTAATTCAATGTTACACAACAATCTCATGAGCTATCCATCATCAGTTATGTCTACTCCGTCTCAATCTTCGTGCCCGACACCATTGAATTCAAGCTCGAATTCAACGACTTACGTCCAATCAAGTGAAGATGAAAAAGAGAGTTATTGTAGTGATCAAATGATTAAGTTTGAAATCCCTGATATTCTTGATGTTAATCAGTTTATTTTAGCCCATGcaaattgttaa